One genomic region from Oryzias melastigma strain HK-1 linkage group LG19, ASM292280v2, whole genome shotgun sequence encodes:
- the foxj1b gene encoding forkhead box protein J1-B has translation MPVLSSLDSASKFREDWLSVFPEDPFTDSAPLDDSLTSLHWLQNFSILSADPERAHGAGPGCPSSQQHLFMRRLGFQRAGTDSPSSPPAGDTAAAGMPLYPGSPVTSGSASSASPRFPSCAHPQVSVQASSPAEVDYKSNPKVKPPYSYASLICMAMQASKQPKVTLSTIYNWITENFCYYRHAEPSWQNSIRHNLSLNKCFKKVPRQKDEPGKGGFWQIDPQYADMFVNGIFKRRRMSANHYSSTQRHSPPSTCPYQTAGGKRKHLPPKSAAKPARATQSPLLATEAADILRGDFDLASVFDDVLGGGCSTFEDLDINVALSSLGCEVEGRQHPVAMGRWCGGGGDVMGQSQLVTHHQLYGYPGLGAADCAVGMGELPPQLHPDQLMHGHQQHFEVLFSDQPAELALQPWEEIKEEAQAVPLDQGFGLYEGFFSEMQPWERAESYP, from the exons ATGCCGGTTCTATCGAGTCTCGACAGTGCCAGCAAGTTTCGGGAGGACTGGCTGTCGGTGTTCCCGGAGGACCCGTTCACCGACTCTGCCCCGCTGGACGACAGCCTCACCAGTCTGCACTGGCTGCAGAACTTCTCCATCCTCAGCGCGGACCCGGAGCGCGCTCACGGCGCCGGACCGGGCTGCCCATCCTCGCAGCAGCACCTCTTCATGAGGCGCCTCGGCTTCCAGAGAGCCGGGACCGACTCCCCGTCCAGCCCCCCCGCCGGGGACACCGCCGCCGCCGGGATGCCCCTGTATCCGGGCAGCCCGGTCACCTCCGGGAGCGCCTCCAGCGCGTCGCCGCGCTTTCCAAGCTGCGCGCACCCGCAGGTGTCCGTCCAGGCTAGCTCGCCGGCTGAGGTGGACTACAAGAGCAACCCCAAAGTCAAGCCTCCCTACTCCTACGCCTCCCTCATCTGTATGGCCATGCAGGCCAGCAAGCAGCCCAAAGTCACTCTGTCCACCATCTACAACTGGATCACCGAGAACTTCTGCTACTACAGACACGCGGAGCCCAGCTGGCAG AACTCCATTCGTCACAACTTGTCCCTCAACAAGTGTTTCAAGAAGGTCCCCCGACAGAAGGACGAGCCGGGGAAGGGGGGCTTCTGGCAGATCGACCCCCAGTACGCCGACATGTTTGTCAACGGCATCTTCAAGCGCCGGAGGATGTCCGCTAACCACTACAGCAGCACGCAGAGACACAGCCCCCCCAGCACCTGCCCCTACCAAACCGCGGGGGGGAAACGGAAACACCTGCCGCCTAAAAGCGCCGCCAAGCCCGCCAGAGCCACGCAGTCGCCCCTGCTGGCCACGGAGGCCGCAGACATCCTGAGGGGGGACTTCGACCTGGCGTCGGTGTTTGACGACGTCCTCGGCGGCGGCTGCAGCACCTTCGAGGACTTGGACATTAACGTGGCGCTGAGCTCTCTGGGGTGCGAGGTGGAGGGGAGGCAGCACCCCGTCGCTATGGGCAGGTGGTGCGGAGGAGGCGGAGACGTCATGGGTCAGAGCCAGCTCGTGACCCACCATCAGCTCTACGGCTACCCGGGCCTCGGCGCCGCCGACTGCGCCGTCGGCATGGGGGAGCTCCCCCCGCAGCTGCACCCGGATCAGCTGATGCACGGCCACCAGCAGCATTTCGAGGTGCTTTTCTCGGACCAGCCTGCGGAGCTGGCGCTGCAGCCGTGGGAGGAGATCAAGGAGGAGGCCCAGGCCGTTCCTCTGGACCAGGGCTTCGGCCTGTACGAGGGCTTCTTCAGCGAGATGCAGCCGTGGGAGCGAGCGGAGAGCTACCCGTGA